The following are encoded in a window of Helicobacter sp. 'house sparrow 1' genomic DNA:
- a CDS encoding HrcA family transcriptional regulator, with product MAYNKDVFLEKVIQEYLKQREPIGSETLKSTLEIKVSSATIRNYFKVLMNEGVLVQPYISGGRIPTHFAMKNYWRSKLNFKNLVLEVKTAKEIKDACEKFQVFTLIRKKLNQKFKQLINHQDLFLILLFEDGEIVIPYQQNFERFLSELIGLDIDEIKNIAYQVMANELFEKIDALQSQKVLHFGLEHLDFLIQNPTYQRLFFEILEGKTFDKLSNGVYFEPIMPEGFIGIIQDIIHQDEDAKMLCIGSLMCDYQSFYKQIAA from the coding sequence ATGGCTTATAACAAAGATGTATTTTTAGAGAAGGTGATTCAAGAATATTTAAAGCAGAGAGAACCCATTGGTTCAGAAACCTTAAAATCTACTTTAGAAATTAAAGTTTCATCTGCAACCATAAGAAATTATTTTAAAGTATTAATGAATGAGGGGGTCTTGGTTCAGCCTTATATTAGTGGAGGCAGAATTCCTACTCATTTTGCAATGAAAAATTATTGGAGGTCCAAGTTAAATTTTAAAAACTTGGTTTTAGAAGTCAAAACAGCAAAAGAAATCAAGGATGCTTGTGAAAAATTTCAAGTTTTTACTCTCATTCGCAAGAAACTAAACCAAAAATTTAAACAATTAATAAATCATCAAGATTTATTTTTGATCCTCTTATTTGAAGATGGTGAGATAGTAATCCCCTATCAACAAAATTTTGAGAGGTTTTTAAGTGAGCTTATTGGATTAGATATTGATGAAATTAAAAATATTGCTTACCAAGTGATGGCTAATGAACTTTTTGAAAAAATTGATGCATTGCAAAGTCAGAAGGTATTGCATTTTGGACTTGAGCATTTGGATTTTTTAATACAAAACCCAACCTATCAACGCCTTTTCTTTGAAATCTTAGAGGGCAAAACTTTTGATAAGTTATCAAATGGCGTTTATTTTGAACCTATCATGCCTGAAGGTTTCATTGGAATTATTCAAGATATTATTCACCAAGATGAAGATGCAAAGATGCTTTGTATTGGATCTTTGATGTGTGATTATCAAAGTTTTTATAAGCAAATAGCGGCTTAA